The Deinococcus hopiensis KR-140 sequence GTCGGCAAAACCCAGGTAGTTGTTGGAGGCGAGGTTGATCACGTCCACGCCGCCGACGTGGGTGCGGGCGCGCTGGGGGGCCTCCAGCACGCGCGGGCGGATCAGGAGGCCGCTGTCACGCAGGCCAGCGAGTTCGGCCGACAGGCGCTGGGAGAGGGTGGTGGTCATGGGGGTAGTCTAGACGGCAGGGGTGCCGGTGCGGCCAGGAAAGCAGGCCGCTGGAGGACGGGCGCTCCAGGTCTCCGGGAGCAAGGGGCGCTTTCCTCCACCGCGCCCCCGCTTGCCCACCCTTGAGACAACTCTGTCAGGACACCCGGGCCTATAATCCAGGGAGGTAACCCATGACGAATGCCACGAACGCCGTGTACTCCCTGATCGTGCGCGCCCTGTCCGGCATCGTGTCCGAACGCGCCGCTGAAACCATGCTGCGCGCGGCCCTGGGCGAGCAGGGCCTGACCCCCGAGGGGGTGAATGCCCAGGACATGCAGCGGGTGCTCTCGGGCCCGCTGCTGGCCCGGGTCAGCAACGTCTTGCCGCCGGCGCGCGCCCGCAGCGAGTTGCGCGGCCTCGCGGCCCGGCTGCAGGCGCAGTACCCCAAGGCTCCCACCCTCTTTCTGGAACCCGCCGCGGCCTGGGAGGACCCGGGCGATCTCAGCGCCGACGACTTCGAGTTCGACGACCCCGAGTACACCTCTGTGCCCACCGAGCGGCGCTACGCGCTGGGCAGCCCGGACGGGCAACAGGCCCTGATTCAGGACCTGGGGCGCATCCAGGGGGTCCAGGGCATTCTGGTGTGCCGCGCCAACGGCGAGGTGTTGCGCGAGAAGGCGCTCTCGGGCGTCGGCAACCTGGGCAGCGTGATCGCCGCCACGGCCATGCTGTTTCAGAAGCGCGCCCTGACCCTGATGTCGGCCGACATGGGCCAGCAGACCGTATGCATGCGGCCCGTGGGGAGCTACTGCGTCGCCGTGGTTGCTGGCCCCGGGGTCAACATCGGGCGGCTGCTGTCTGAGCTGCAGCAGATCCGGGAGGCCGCGTGAAGCGCGTCCCGTCCGCCCTGGTCCTCACGGCGGCCCTGACCGCCAGCCTCGCCGGTGCGCAGGACCTCAGCGCCTACCGGGCCCTGTCAAGCAGCCTGGAAGCGGCTTCGCAGGCGCGCACAAAAAGTGCCGCGCAGGCGCTCACATCCCTCGATCGGGCGGAGAGCGCGTATACCAGACTCGCCCCCACCGTGCAGAACAAGCAGTTGCTGAGCGGCATGCGCGACGCGCTCGACGGGGCCCGGGCTGCCCTGGCGCGCACGCCCGCCGAGTTGCAGGCGCAGGTGCTGCTGGCGCGCGGGCTGATGCGCAAGGCGCTGTACGACCAGACGCTGGCAGAACTCGCGCAGGCCCCGGCCAACGGCCGCGCGCAGCTGGCGTTGCTGGGACAGGAGTTCGGCCTAAAGGGCGCGGCGGCGCAGGCGTTGAGCAGCGACGCGAAGGCCGGACGGCTGGAGCGTGTGGCCTGGCGACTGCAGAAGGCGGCGGCGCAGAAGGTGAGCGCGTCGCTGGGCAGCACCACTCCCAAACGCAGCGCGGCCTCCTACCTCAGCCTCGCGCAAGCCACGAGCTGGTTCACGGTGGTGCAAGACGCCAGCGGTGCGCCGCTGCGGGTGTCGCAGTTCACCAGTGCGCTGCGCCAGCTCGCCTCGGGCGATGTACCGGGGCTTACCGCGTCCCTCAAGACGCTGCGGCAGGGCGCGTCAGCGCTGCAGCGCACGCTGGCCTCGCCGCCCACTGCTGGCAAGCAGACGGGCGGCGGGCCACAGGTGCCGAACCCACGCCCCTCGGCACCCCAGGCGCAAACGCCCAAGCCGCAGCCCACGCCTTCCAGTGCCGCCCAGACCCCAACGGTGCAGACCCGGACGTCGCCCGGGGGAGCTTCGGCTGGAGCGCCCGCGGGCGCAGGCGCCGACGAGGTTTCCGGGGCGGGCAGCGTAGCGGCGGCCTACGCTGCCCTGGGCCGTGCGCTGGCCGCCACCGGGCACGGAGACAACACGGCCGCCCGCACGGAGCTGGAACGGGCCAGCGCGGCGCTGCGGCGCCCTGCAGCCTCCCTCACGGCGGCTCCCGGCTATGACCGGCTCCTGCGGGACGTCACGGCGGCTGCAGGGCGCCGGGGCCTGCGGCCGAGCGACGTACAGGCCCTGATCTCGGGACTCGGCCGGCTGGAGGCGGGCACGACGAGCACGGCCGACGCCCTCTCGGCGGGCGCGGCGCGTGGCTTCGGCGGCGGTGTGCGCGCCCTGCTGTTCTTCGCGCTGGCCCTGCTCGCGGCCCTGCCCCTGTACCTGCTCAACCTGGCCTTCGGGGGCCGCAACACCTACTGGCGCGCCATTTCAGCGGCGCTGGCGTTGCTGCTGCTCCCCACCTTCTTCGAGGGCCTGTTCGGGGGACTCGGCTGGCTGGGCGACCTGACCGGAGTGGGGGGCCTGCGCGCGCTAAGCAACTTCACGCTCTCGCAGGGGGCCTACGGCGTGCCCCTCGGCGCGCTGCTGACGGCGCTGGCCATCGGCCTGGCCACCTACGGCTTCCGGGGACTGTGCGTGCAGTTCGGCCTGCTGGGCGCAGGAACCCCGGCTGCGGCCCAGACCAGCATCCGCACCACCAAGACCAGCACCCGTCCGGGCACGAGCCGCGACTGGGACGAGGAAGTCTGATGAGCAACTCCACTGAGCGTTTCACCGTTTTGACTGCCCGGAGCCGGGGATGACCTCAGGCCCCGGAACTTCCGAACCGCTGCACCGCCTGCCGGTACGGCTGCTGGGCGATATGATCTCGCCGCGCGCGTTGGAGCGCATCCTGCAAGACGGCGCGGGTGCGCGCGGCGTCACCCTGGACACCCTGGACGCCCGGGCGCTTGAAGACATCCTGAAAAAGGAAGTCTTCAAGCGGCTGCAGCTGAGCGTGCCCGCTGCGCTGGCCAAGCGCCGCGTCTCGGACGTGATTTCCGAGCTGTTGACCGCCGCGCCCGCCGCACCTACCCCCAACGCGGGCGGTCAGCAACTCGCCCTGCTGGAAGAGGGGGCCCGGCGCTTTACCCTGTATTTTGACTGGCCCGAAACCCAGCGCCTGCGCGGCGTGCTCGGCGTGGCCCGGCAGCAGGACCAGGCCGGACAGGACATCGCCCCACTGATCCGCGAGGGGCAGGACCTGATCGCGCTGATGGAGCGCCGGCTTCAAGAAGGGCTGGTTATCCAGTCGCAAGACCTGGCCGAATTGCAGGCCGCCTTCCGGCGGGTGCAGGGCATGGGCGGCAAGGACGTGCGGCGCCTGGAGACCCTGATCTCTCAGATCGAGGACGCCCAGAAGCAGGGCATGCTGCTGCCCGCCGAGGTGGACCGCGCCCGCACCATCACCTTCAACCTGCGCCGCACGCTGGAGTCGTCGGTGGTGCAGCCCCTGACCCCCGGCGGCGAGGCCCCGGTCCTGGACCCCGACGCCCAGGCACGCGTGCTGGCGCTGGAACAGGAACATGCCGCGCGGCAACTCGCCGACGTGGGCCGCGAATTCGAGCCGCTGCTGCGCGCCCGGCCGGACCTGGACGCCCAATATCAGGCCTTGAAAGGCCAGCAGGCCGCGGGAACCCTCAAGGCTGAGGCCGTGGCAGGCTGGCGTAAGGACCTGGAACAGATTCGCACGGGGCTGGTGCAGGCGCAGCAGGGCGAACTCAATGCCCTGGAAGCGCGCCTGGCCGCACTGGGAGGCAGTCCGGCCGCTGCCGACGCCCGTGTGGAACTGGACGTCGCCCGCCTGACCCTGACGGGCGGCGGCCTCGCCACCGACGAGCTGCGCGACCTGACGAACACCCTCGCCGCGCTGGAGGCCGGACCGGCCCAGGCCGCGCGGCTGCTGGAGCGCCAGCGCGAACTGACCGAGGTGGAGCGCGCCGCCCGCGACGTGCCCGGC is a genomic window containing:
- a CDS encoding roadblock/LC7 domain-containing protein, with the translated sequence MTNATNAVYSLIVRALSGIVSERAAETMLRAALGEQGLTPEGVNAQDMQRVLSGPLLARVSNVLPPARARSELRGLAARLQAQYPKAPTLFLEPAAAWEDPGDLSADDFEFDDPEYTSVPTERRYALGSPDGQQALIQDLGRIQGVQGILVCRANGEVLREKALSGVGNLGSVIAATAMLFQKRALTLMSADMGQQTVCMRPVGSYCVAVVAGPGVNIGRLLSELQQIREAA